From a region of the Streptomyces venezuelae genome:
- a CDS encoding DinB family protein, with the protein MTSPRSRAEFFVEPERDGRFSGPATGDERRMLVAFLADHRATLELKCAGVGAELARRSVEPSTLSLLGLVRHLADTERRWFRQVLAGQDAPPHFSSAEEPDGDFDGAAPGPEAAEAAWEAWRAEVAFAERFVAEAPHLDVEAVDAWRGKVSLRWVLIHMVEEYARHNGHADLLRERIDGAIGI; encoded by the coding sequence ATGACGAGCCCTCGCAGCAGAGCGGAATTCTTCGTGGAGCCCGAGCGGGACGGTCGCTTCAGCGGCCCGGCGACCGGTGACGAGCGGCGGATGCTGGTCGCCTTCCTGGCGGACCATCGCGCCACCCTGGAACTCAAGTGCGCGGGCGTCGGAGCGGAGTTGGCGCGCCGCTCGGTGGAGCCCTCCACACTGTCCCTGCTCGGACTGGTCCGGCACCTGGCCGATACGGAGCGCCGCTGGTTCCGGCAGGTGCTGGCGGGCCAGGACGCACCGCCCCACTTCTCCTCGGCGGAGGAACCCGACGGCGACTTCGACGGGGCAGCGCCCGGCCCCGAGGCGGCGGAGGCGGCCTGGGAGGCATGGCGTGCCGAAGTGGCCTTCGCCGAGCGCTTCGTGGCCGAGGCGCCCCATCTGGACGTCGAGGCCGTCGACGCGTGGCGCGGGAAGGTGTCGCTGCGCTGGGTGCTGATCCACATGGTCGAGGAGTACGCACGGCACAACGGGCACGCCGACCTGCTGCGCGAGCGGATCGACGGGGCGATAGGCATCTGA
- a CDS encoding class II fructose-bisphosphate aldolase, with protein sequence MSLVRAGDLVLEAAAAGRAVAAFNVITLEHAEAVVAGAEAAGLPVILQLSENAVKFRGGQLLPISRAAGACAEAAGIPVGLHLDHVKSPELLRQACDAGYSSVMYDAAQLPYAENLEATRSAADWAHANGLWIEAELGEVGGKNGAAPLDPHAPGARTDPDEARRFVADSGVDALAVAVGSSHAMTSRTAALDHVLLARLAKTVDVPLVLHGSSGLPDAELAAAVAGGIRKVNIGTALNVAMTGAIRTHLTEADPRPYLTAARTAMTATAKAMISALN encoded by the coding sequence ATGAGCCTCGTCCGCGCAGGCGACCTGGTCCTGGAGGCCGCCGCGGCCGGCCGGGCCGTCGCCGCCTTCAACGTCATCACCCTGGAGCACGCCGAGGCCGTGGTCGCCGGGGCCGAGGCGGCCGGCCTGCCGGTCATCCTCCAGCTGAGCGAAAACGCCGTGAAGTTCCGCGGCGGGCAGCTGCTGCCCATCTCGCGGGCCGCAGGCGCGTGCGCGGAGGCCGCCGGGATCCCCGTCGGCCTGCACCTCGACCACGTCAAGAGCCCCGAGCTGCTCCGGCAGGCCTGCGACGCCGGATACAGCTCGGTGATGTACGACGCCGCGCAACTCCCTTACGCCGAGAACCTGGAGGCCACCCGGTCCGCGGCCGACTGGGCGCACGCCAACGGGCTGTGGATCGAGGCCGAGCTGGGCGAGGTCGGAGGCAAGAACGGCGCCGCGCCGCTCGACCCGCACGCGCCCGGCGCCCGTACCGACCCCGACGAGGCCCGGCGGTTCGTCGCCGACTCCGGGGTCGACGCCCTGGCCGTGGCCGTCGGCAGCAGCCATGCGATGACCAGCCGGACCGCGGCCCTGGACCACGTGCTGCTGGCCCGGCTGGCCAAGACCGTGGACGTGCCGCTCGTCCTGCACGGCTCCTCGGGGCTGCCGGACGCCGAGCTCGCGGCGGCCGTCGCGGGAGGCATCCGCAAGGTCAACATCGGCACCGCCCTCAACGTGGCGATGACCGGGGCCATCCGTACCCACCTGACCGAGGCGGACCCCCGGCCGTACCTGACGGCGGCCCGTACGGCGATGACGGCGACGGCGAAGGCTATGATCAGCGCCCTGAACTGA
- a CDS encoding SIS domain-containing protein gives MSHVAYELGTQPACWERAAELAPARRPVLPQPGERTAIVGCGTSYYMAQAAAVLREESGQGETDAFPASEFPRHRRYDRVVALTRSGTTTEVLDLLAGLRDAGVPTTAVIGDPATPVMTAADELVVLDFADEQSVVQTRFATTALTLLRAHVGRHTPAVVADARTALVEPLPADVAGRGQFTFLGRGWSVGLAHEAALKMREASLSWAESYPAMEYRHGPVSVSGPGTVTWSLDQAPDGLAEQVRATGSQWVPGRLDPLAELVRVQRLALAVATHRQLDPDAPRNLTRSVILTTGEEAVR, from the coding sequence ATGAGTCACGTCGCGTACGAGTTGGGCACGCAGCCCGCATGCTGGGAGCGGGCCGCCGAACTGGCCCCGGCCCGCCGGCCGGTGCTCCCGCAGCCGGGGGAGCGCACCGCGATCGTCGGGTGCGGTACCTCGTACTACATGGCCCAGGCGGCCGCCGTGCTGCGGGAGGAGTCCGGACAGGGCGAGACCGACGCCTTCCCCGCATCCGAGTTCCCGCGCCACCGCCGCTACGACCGGGTGGTCGCCCTGACCCGGTCCGGGACCACGACCGAGGTACTGGACCTGCTGGCCGGACTGAGGGACGCGGGCGTGCCCACCACCGCGGTCATCGGCGACCCGGCCACCCCGGTGATGACCGCCGCGGACGAGCTGGTCGTCCTCGACTTCGCCGACGAACAGTCCGTCGTGCAGACCCGGTTCGCGACCACCGCCCTCACCCTGCTGCGCGCCCACGTCGGGCGGCACACCCCCGCCGTGGTCGCCGACGCCCGCACCGCCCTCGTCGAGCCGCTGCCCGCCGACGTCGCAGGCCGGGGCCAGTTCACCTTCCTCGGCCGCGGCTGGAGCGTCGGACTCGCCCACGAGGCCGCCCTGAAGATGCGCGAGGCCTCGCTGTCCTGGGCCGAGTCCTACCCGGCGATGGAGTACCGGCACGGGCCCGTCAGCGTGTCCGGGCCGGGCACCGTCACCTGGTCCCTCGACCAGGCCCCCGACGGGCTGGCGGAACAGGTACGCGCCACCGGCTCCCAGTGGGTGCCCGGACGGCTCGACCCGCTCGCCGAACTGGTCCGCGTACAGCGCCTCGCCCTCGCTGTGGCCACGCACCGGCAGCTGGATCCGGACGCACCGCGCAACCTCACGCGCTCGGTGATCCTCACCACCGGCGAGGAGGCGGTCCGATGA
- a CDS encoding DeoR/GlpR family DNA-binding transcription regulator, with protein MTRKERWQTLLDLLVERGELEVEPAAEALGVSAATIRRDLDQLAEQQLLVRTRGGAVVHGVSYELPLRYRTSRRAAEKRRISEAVAALIAPGEVIGLTGGTTTTEVARALAGRPDLAQGSPALTVVTNALNIAGELVIRPQFKIVLTGGVARSQSYELTGPLAEQVLGQLAVDTAVLGVDGFDPQDGAATRHEDEASVNRLLCERARRVVVAADSSKLGVRAFARICATSSVDVLVTDTDLAPAVARAFTAAGVDVITV; from the coding sequence ATGACCCGCAAGGAGCGCTGGCAGACACTGCTGGACCTGCTGGTGGAACGGGGCGAGCTGGAGGTGGAACCGGCCGCCGAGGCCCTCGGTGTGTCCGCCGCGACCATCCGCCGCGACCTCGACCAGCTCGCCGAGCAGCAACTGCTGGTCCGTACGCGCGGAGGGGCGGTGGTGCACGGGGTCTCGTACGAACTCCCGCTGCGCTACCGGACGTCACGCCGCGCCGCGGAGAAGCGCCGGATCAGCGAGGCGGTGGCGGCCCTGATCGCCCCCGGCGAGGTGATCGGCCTGACGGGCGGCACCACGACCACCGAGGTGGCGCGCGCGCTGGCCGGGCGCCCGGACCTGGCCCAGGGTTCGCCGGCGCTCACCGTGGTCACCAACGCCCTCAACATCGCGGGCGAGCTGGTGATCCGGCCTCAGTTCAAGATCGTGCTGACCGGCGGAGTCGCACGCTCCCAGTCGTACGAACTGACCGGGCCGCTCGCCGAACAGGTCCTCGGGCAGCTCGCGGTGGACACCGCGGTGCTCGGCGTGGACGGCTTCGACCCGCAGGACGGCGCGGCGACCCGGCACGAGGACGAGGCCTCGGTCAACCGCCTGCTGTGCGAACGGGCCCGCCGGGTGGTCGTCGCGGCCGACTCCAGCAAGCTGGGCGTTCGCGCCTTCGCCCGGATCTGCGCGACCTCGTCGGTGGACGTCCTGGTGACGGACACGGACCTGGCCCCGGCCGTGGCCCGGGCCTTCACCGCGGCGGGGGTCGACGTCATCACGGTGTGA
- a CDS encoding S41 family peptidase → MGRATAETAETAGTPDDPDYLKHSAEVVRDHLAAATELDTFLEDAGTLTLEQRTLLVDQALVLLEQNYVHLPLKIAMHAVNPVQRLRLIRRQLEQQTPATMPPEWIFHSEMSKVFNSVRDLHTNYQLPAPFAKKIAFLPFLVEETTDGPEPRFLVTLVMQGFSAPGFEPGAEITHWSGVPIGQAVELNAGRFAGGNVAARRSRGIESLTVRSLSAHLPPFEEWVTVSYLGTDGVQRELRVFWKIVDVFGEQAGPDGEEALVLGVDYESEEISRAKVMLYVPHVIEQQQAVAAGESPRSAAGEIASTMPEVFTARSVETPSGNFGHIRIHTFMVPDSRAFVDEFVRLIGTLPQNGLIVDVRDNGGGSVWAAERTLQTLTARHITPESFQFINTPLNLRICRSSGQLDPWVPSMEQAVETGATFSAALPLTPEDLANEKGQQYFGPVVLVTNARCYSATDMFAAGFQDHRIGTVLGTDDNTGAGGANVWEQGDFLADFPLASSPYRPLPNGAGMRVSIRRSLRVGDRSGTPLEDLGVVPDVRHRMTRRDLLEGNADLLARAGELLAAQPVRELNIANVARADGALRLRLTTANIDRVDVYLDRRPGASVDVPDGQADVTVPGATAARSVQVEGYAVGELVASRTMPL, encoded by the coding sequence ATGGGCCGAGCCACCGCCGAAACCGCCGAAACCGCCGGCACCCCCGACGACCCCGACTACCTCAAGCACTCGGCCGAGGTGGTCCGTGATCACCTGGCAGCCGCCACCGAGCTCGACACCTTCCTGGAGGACGCGGGCACCCTCACCCTGGAGCAGCGGACCCTCCTCGTCGACCAGGCGCTGGTGCTGCTGGAGCAGAACTACGTACACCTGCCGCTGAAGATCGCGATGCACGCCGTCAACCCCGTACAGCGGCTGCGCCTGATCCGCCGGCAGCTGGAGCAGCAGACACCGGCCACCATGCCACCCGAGTGGATCTTCCACTCGGAGATGTCGAAGGTGTTCAACTCGGTGCGGGACCTGCACACCAACTACCAACTGCCCGCGCCGTTCGCGAAGAAGATCGCCTTCCTGCCCTTCCTGGTCGAGGAGACCACCGACGGACCGGAGCCGCGCTTCCTGGTCACCCTCGTCATGCAGGGCTTCTCCGCGCCCGGTTTCGAGCCCGGGGCCGAGATCACGCACTGGAGCGGAGTCCCCATCGGGCAGGCCGTCGAGCTCAACGCGGGCCGGTTCGCCGGCGGCAACGTGGCGGCGCGTCGCAGCCGGGGCATCGAGTCGCTGACGGTGCGCTCGCTCTCCGCCCACCTGCCCCCGTTCGAGGAGTGGGTGACCGTCAGCTACCTCGGCACCGACGGCGTCCAGCGCGAACTGCGGGTGTTCTGGAAGATCGTGGACGTCTTCGGGGAGCAGGCCGGACCCGATGGCGAGGAGGCGCTGGTCCTGGGAGTGGACTACGAGTCCGAGGAGATCAGCCGGGCCAAGGTCATGCTCTACGTCCCCCATGTCATCGAGCAGCAGCAGGCGGTGGCCGCGGGAGAGTCACCCCGGTCCGCGGCCGGGGAGATCGCGAGCACGATGCCGGAGGTGTTCACGGCCCGCTCCGTCGAGACCCCTTCAGGGAACTTCGGCCACATCCGCATCCACACCTTCATGGTTCCCGACTCCCGGGCCTTCGTCGACGAGTTCGTCCGGCTCATCGGCACGCTTCCGCAGAACGGCCTGATCGTCGACGTGCGGGACAACGGCGGTGGCTCCGTCTGGGCGGCGGAGCGCACCCTGCAGACCCTGACCGCACGTCACATCACGCCCGAGTCCTTCCAGTTCATCAACACCCCGCTCAACCTGCGGATCTGCCGGAGCAGCGGACAGCTGGACCCGTGGGTGCCGTCGATGGAGCAGGCGGTCGAGACCGGCGCCACCTTCTCCGCCGCGCTGCCCCTCACTCCGGAGGACCTGGCCAACGAGAAGGGCCAGCAGTACTTCGGCCCGGTCGTCCTCGTCACCAACGCCCGGTGCTACTCCGCCACCGACATGTTCGCCGCCGGCTTCCAGGACCACCGGATCGGGACCGTGCTCGGCACCGACGACAACACCGGGGCCGGCGGCGCCAACGTCTGGGAACAGGGCGACTTCCTCGCGGACTTCCCGCTCGCCTCCTCGCCCTACCGGCCGCTGCCGAACGGAGCCGGCATGCGCGTGTCGATCCGCCGTTCCCTGCGGGTCGGTGACCGCTCCGGCACACCCCTGGAGGACCTGGGCGTCGTACCGGACGTACGCCACCGGATGACCCGGCGCGACCTGCTGGAAGGCAACGCCGACCTCCTGGCGCGAGCCGGTGAACTGCTGGCGGCCCAGCCCGTGCGGGAGCTGAACATCGCCAATGTCGCGCGTGCCGACGGGGCGCTCCGCCTCAGGCTGACGACGGCCAACATCGACCGCGTCGACGTCTACCTCGACCGGCGTCCCGGTGCCTCCGTGGACGTCCCCGACGGCCAGGCCGACGTCACCGTGCCGGGAGCCACGGCCGCCCGGTCGGTGCAGGTCGAGGGATACGCCGTGGGCGAGCTCGTCGCCAGCCGCACCATGCCGCTGTAG
- a CDS encoding LysR family transcriptional regulator produces the protein MIDPRRLRILRAVADHRTVTAAAAALYLTPSAVSQQLAALEQETGHALLTRSGRGVRLTAAGEILLGHAHEVLAQLERAEAELAAYAGGSAGEVTVAAFATGIAEVLAPAIARLALERPGIRLRVRDAEGDQSLPLLLDGEADLALAVEYRGGPGADDARLSVLPLYAEPFDAVLPSGHPLADLPAVSLADLADSDWVGQYPGNPCHDVTLLACELAGFQPRLVHSSDDFRAVTALVGAGAGVALVPRSALRGMDLKEVQVRPVTGPAATRRVFAATRRGGETHPLIAPVLAALVRESERLPTH, from the coding sequence GTGATCGACCCCCGCCGGCTGCGCATCCTGCGGGCCGTGGCGGACCACCGTACGGTGACCGCCGCGGCCGCAGCCCTCTACCTGACCCCTTCGGCCGTTTCCCAGCAGCTCGCCGCCCTGGAGCAGGAGACGGGCCACGCCCTGCTCACCCGCAGCGGCCGGGGCGTACGGCTCACCGCGGCCGGTGAGATCCTGCTCGGCCACGCCCACGAGGTGCTCGCACAGCTGGAGCGGGCGGAGGCGGAACTCGCGGCGTACGCGGGCGGTTCGGCGGGCGAGGTCACCGTCGCCGCCTTCGCGACGGGCATCGCGGAAGTCCTGGCCCCGGCCATCGCCCGGCTCGCCCTGGAACGGCCCGGCATCCGGCTGCGGGTCCGGGACGCCGAGGGAGACCAGAGCCTGCCGCTGCTGCTGGACGGCGAGGCGGACCTCGCTCTGGCCGTCGAGTACCGCGGCGGCCCCGGTGCCGACGACGCGCGGCTGTCCGTCCTCCCGCTGTACGCGGAACCCTTCGACGCGGTCCTGCCCTCGGGGCACCCGCTGGCGGACCTGCCCGCGGTGTCCCTGGCCGACCTTGCCGATTCGGACTGGGTGGGCCAGTACCCCGGCAACCCCTGCCACGACGTGACGCTGCTCGCCTGTGAACTGGCGGGCTTCCAGCCCCGGCTGGTGCACTCCTCGGACGACTTCCGCGCCGTGACGGCGCTGGTCGGCGCGGGGGCCGGAGTGGCCCTCGTCCCGCGCTCGGCCCTGCGCGGCATGGACCTCAAGGAGGTCCAGGTCCGCCCGGTCACCGGCCCGGCCGCCACCCGCCGGGTCTTCGCGGCCACCCGCCGAGGCGGCGAGACCCACCCGCTGATCGCCCCCGTCCTGGCGGCACTGGTCCGGGAGTCGGAGCGCCTGCCGACCCACTGA
- a CDS encoding glycine C-acetyltransferase, whose translation MFETVREELRSTLDEIRAAGLHKPERVIGTPQSAAVAVTSGGAAGEVLNFCANNYLGLADHPEVVAAAKEALDRWGYGMASVRFICGTQEVHKELEARLSAFLGQEDTILYSSCFDANGGVFETLLGAEDAVISDALNHASIIDGIRLSKAKRFRYANRDLAELEARLKEATEGGARRKLIVTDGVFSMDGYVAPLAEICDLADRYDAMVMVDDSHAVGFVGPGGRGTPELHGVMDRVDIITGTLGKALGGASGGYVAARAEIVELLRQRSRPYLFSNSLAPVIAAASLKVLDLLESAGDLREHLAANTALFRTKMTEAGFEVLPGDHAIAPVMIGDAAEAARMAELLLERGVYVIGFSYPVVPMGAARIRVQLSAAHSTADVERAVAAFIDARAALGTTGA comes from the coding sequence ATGTTCGAGACCGTCCGCGAGGAACTGCGCTCCACCCTCGACGAGATCCGCGCCGCCGGCCTGCACAAGCCCGAGCGCGTCATCGGCACCCCGCAGAGCGCGGCCGTCGCCGTCACCTCGGGCGGCGCCGCCGGCGAGGTGCTCAACTTCTGCGCCAACAACTACCTGGGGCTGGCCGACCACCCCGAGGTCGTCGCCGCCGCGAAGGAAGCCCTGGACCGCTGGGGCTACGGAATGGCCTCCGTCCGCTTCATCTGCGGCACCCAGGAGGTGCACAAGGAGCTGGAGGCGCGGCTCTCGGCCTTCCTCGGCCAGGAGGACACGATCCTCTACTCCTCCTGCTTCGACGCCAACGGCGGCGTCTTCGAGACCCTGCTCGGCGCCGAGGACGCGGTCATCTCCGACGCCCTCAACCACGCCTCGATCATCGACGGCATCCGGCTCAGCAAGGCCAAGCGCTTCCGCTACGCCAACCGTGACCTGGCCGAGCTCGAAGCCCGCCTCAAGGAAGCCACCGAGGGCGGCGCCCGCCGCAAGCTGATCGTCACCGACGGCGTCTTCTCCATGGACGGCTACGTGGCCCCGCTCGCGGAGATCTGCGACCTGGCCGACCGCTACGACGCCATGGTCATGGTCGACGACTCGCACGCCGTCGGCTTCGTCGGCCCCGGCGGCCGCGGCACCCCCGAGCTGCACGGCGTGATGGACCGCGTCGACATCATCACCGGCACCCTGGGCAAGGCCCTCGGCGGCGCCTCCGGCGGTTATGTCGCGGCGCGCGCCGAGATCGTGGAGCTGCTGCGCCAGCGCTCGCGCCCGTACCTCTTCTCCAACTCCCTCGCCCCGGTCATCGCGGCCGCCTCCCTCAAGGTCCTCGACCTGCTGGAGTCGGCCGGTGACCTGCGCGAACACCTCGCCGCCAACACCGCGCTCTTCCGTACGAAGATGACCGAGGCGGGCTTCGAGGTCCTGCCCGGCGACCACGCCATCGCCCCCGTCATGATCGGCGACGCGGCCGAGGCGGCCAGGATGGCGGAGCTGCTCCTGGAGCGCGGCGTGTACGTGATCGGCTTCTCCTACCCGGTGGTGCCGATGGGCGCGGCCCGCATCCGCGTCCAGCTCTCCGCGGCCCACTCCACGGCCGACGTCGAGCGCGCGGTGGCCGCCTTCATCGACGCCCGCGCGGCCCTCGGGACCACTGGGGCCTGA
- the tdh gene encoding L-threonine 3-dehydrogenase, producing MKALVKHKAEPGLWLMDVPEPEYGPGDVLIKVLRTGICGTDLHIRAWDGWAQGAVKTPLVLGHEFVGEVAALGADVQDIEVGALVSGEGHLVCGKCRNCLAGRRHLCRSTIGLGVGRDGAFAEYVVLPAQNVWVHRTPVDLDVAAIFDPFGNAVHTALSFPLVGEDVLITGAGPIGIMAAAVARHAGARNVVITDVSPERLEIARKAGATLAVNVAESSIAEAQAKLGLREGFDIGLEMSGRAEAMRDMIDNMTHGGRIAMLGLPAQEFPVDWAKVVTSMITIKGIYGREMFETWYAMTVLLEGGLDLSPVITGRYSHRDFEAAFDEASTARSGKIILDWTA from the coding sequence ATGAAGGCACTCGTCAAGCACAAGGCAGAACCCGGCCTGTGGCTCATGGACGTCCCCGAGCCCGAGTACGGCCCCGGCGACGTGCTGATCAAGGTGCTGCGCACCGGCATCTGCGGTACCGACCTGCACATCCGCGCCTGGGACGGCTGGGCGCAGGGCGCCGTCAAGACCCCCCTGGTCCTCGGCCACGAGTTCGTCGGCGAGGTCGCGGCGCTCGGCGCGGACGTCCAGGACATCGAGGTCGGCGCGCTGGTCAGCGGCGAGGGCCACCTGGTGTGCGGCAAGTGCCGCAACTGCCTGGCCGGCCGCCGTCACCTGTGCCGCAGCACGATCGGACTGGGAGTCGGCCGCGACGGCGCCTTCGCCGAGTACGTGGTGCTGCCCGCCCAGAACGTGTGGGTCCACCGCACCCCCGTGGACCTGGACGTCGCCGCGATCTTCGACCCGTTCGGCAACGCCGTGCACACGGCGCTGTCCTTCCCGCTGGTCGGCGAGGACGTCCTGATCACCGGCGCCGGCCCGATCGGGATCATGGCGGCGGCCGTGGCCCGGCACGCCGGTGCGCGCAACGTGGTCATCACCGACGTCAGCCCCGAGCGCCTGGAGATCGCCCGCAAGGCGGGCGCCACCCTCGCCGTCAACGTCGCCGAGTCCTCCATCGCCGAGGCCCAGGCCAAGCTCGGCCTGCGCGAGGGCTTCGACATCGGCCTGGAGATGTCCGGCCGCGCCGAGGCCATGCGCGACATGATCGACAACATGACGCACGGCGGCCGCATCGCCATGCTCGGTCTGCCCGCGCAGGAGTTCCCGGTGGACTGGGCGAAGGTGGTCACCTCGATGATCACGATCAAGGGCATCTACGGCCGTGAGATGTTCGAGACCTGGTACGCGATGACCGTCCTGCTGGAGGGCGGGCTCGACCTCAGCCCGGTCATCACCGGCCGTTACTCGCACCGCGACTTCGAGGCCGCCTTCGACGAGGCGTCGACCGCCCGCAGCGGCAAGATCATCCTGGACTGGACGGCGTAA
- a CDS encoding alpha/beta hydrolase fold domain-containing protein, with product MPSLRSRALSVALTAAGRRRRYASAEAVRSRVAESARRPASHLPPRSLGRVADISRTFVGAWPVYDVSPLGEEPAAHVLYVHGGGYVHELVRPHWALIRTLVTRARARVVVPAYILAPRGTADRTVPVAADLLSGLIAGGGSGGTVLIGDSAGAGLALAAAQRLRDRTGDQPSRIVLISPWLDVTMSHPDQAAIEAVDPLLARPGLREAGRLYAGTLAAEDPRVSPLHGGFAGLAPMTVFTGTRDVLTTDSRELLRRARAEGADVEFHEAAGLPHGYPLLPVPEGRAARERIVELIRSTAER from the coding sequence GTGCCGAGTCTGCGCAGCAGAGCGCTGTCGGTGGCGCTGACCGCAGCGGGACGGCGAAGACGGTACGCGAGCGCGGAGGCCGTCCGGAGCCGGGTGGCCGAGTCCGCCCGCCGGCCCGCCTCCCATCTGCCGCCGCGGTCCCTGGGGCGGGTCGCCGACATCTCGCGGACCTTCGTCGGCGCCTGGCCGGTGTACGACGTGTCCCCGCTCGGGGAGGAGCCCGCGGCCCATGTGCTGTACGTCCACGGCGGCGGCTACGTCCACGAGCTGGTCCGCCCGCACTGGGCGCTGATCCGGACCCTGGTCACGCGGGCGCGGGCGCGCGTGGTCGTCCCCGCGTACATCCTCGCTCCGCGCGGTACCGCCGACCGGACCGTCCCGGTCGCCGCCGACCTGCTGAGCGGGCTGATCGCGGGCGGCGGATCCGGCGGGACGGTGCTGATCGGGGACTCCGCCGGGGCGGGGCTGGCGCTGGCCGCCGCGCAGCGGCTGCGCGACCGCACCGGGGACCAGCCGTCCCGGATCGTGCTGATCTCGCCCTGGCTGGACGTGACCATGAGCCATCCGGACCAGGCGGCCATCGAGGCGGTCGATCCGCTGCTGGCCCGGCCGGGGCTGCGGGAGGCCGGGCGGTTGTACGCCGGAACCCTGGCCGCCGAGGATCCCCGGGTGAGCCCGCTGCACGGCGGCTTCGCCGGGCTGGCCCCGATGACGGTGTTCACCGGGACCCGGGACGTGCTGACCACCGACAGCCGGGAGCTGCTGCGCCGGGCGCGCGCGGAGGGGGCCGATGTGGAGTTCCACGAGGCGGCGGGACTGCCGCACGGGTACCCGCTGCTGCCCGTGCCGGAGGGGCGGGCGGCGCGCGAGCGGATCGTCGAACTGATCAGGTCGACGGCGGAGCGCTGA
- a CDS encoding class I SAM-dependent methyltransferase has translation MRFQYDTIGERYAQSTSTAAFSAADTYTLHGALDALGGVRGLDALDLACGYGYNTRLLARGGARRTVGVDVSEEMIRQARAHEATKDRPDVEYHVADAAGLPHLGPFDLATAAYVFSYAPDRRSLHAMFRSVRANLRAGGRLLAIVPNAGAFPRVDWSPYGVRILDRVPDGDAPLLKAHFLTEPPVPFEFREWAHADLAEAAVDAGFVTVGWQPNRTPPADAVRDEAYWTAYRAWPISSLMTCTA, from the coding sequence ATGCGGTTCCAGTACGACACCATCGGCGAGCGCTACGCGCAGTCCACGAGCACGGCGGCCTTCTCCGCGGCCGACACCTACACCCTGCACGGCGCCCTCGACGCCCTCGGCGGGGTACGCGGCCTCGACGCCCTCGACCTGGCCTGCGGATACGGATACAACACCCGGCTGCTGGCCCGCGGCGGGGCCCGGCGGACCGTCGGCGTGGACGTCTCCGAGGAGATGATCCGGCAGGCCCGCGCGCACGAGGCGACCAAGGACCGGCCGGACGTCGAGTACCACGTCGCCGACGCCGCGGGCCTGCCGCACCTGGGCCCCTTCGACCTCGCGACCGCCGCGTACGTCTTCAGCTACGCGCCCGACCGCAGGTCGCTGCACGCGATGTTCCGGTCCGTCCGGGCCAACCTGCGGGCGGGCGGGCGGCTGCTCGCCATCGTTCCCAACGCGGGGGCGTTCCCGCGCGTGGACTGGTCGCCGTACGGGGTGCGCATCCTCGACCGGGTCCCGGACGGCGACGCGCCGCTGCTCAAGGCGCACTTCCTGACCGAGCCCCCGGTGCCCTTCGAGTTCCGCGAGTGGGCGCACGCCGACCTCGCCGAGGCCGCCGTCGACGCGGGCTTCGTCACCGTCGGCTGGCAGCCGAACCGGACCCCTCCCGCCGACGCCGTACGCGACGAGGCGTACTGGACGGCGTACCGCGCGTGGCCGATCAGCTCGCTGATGACCTGCACGGCCTGA